A stretch of Chelmon rostratus isolate fCheRos1 chromosome 18, fCheRos1.pri, whole genome shotgun sequence DNA encodes these proteins:
- the fkbp3 gene encoding peptidyl-prolyl cis-trans isomerase FKBP3, whose translation MAAEPTREWSDEQLKSDDLPKKDIIKFIQDNAAHSFLNEHKLLGNIKNVAKTAKKEQLVVAYNQLFESKRFKGTEPVEEVTEQVKAVRIEEKPKEVKTEVVDEGPPKYMKSVLKKGDKTNFPKKGDTVSCWYTGTLEDGTVFDTNIPAAARKKKQTKPLSFKVGLGRVIRGWDEALLTMSKGETARVEIEPEWAYGKKGLPDSKIPPNAKLIFEVELVSVD comes from the exons ATGGCGGCTGAACCAACACGGGAGTGGAGCGATGAGCAGCTCAAAAGTGATGATTTGCCCAAAAAAGACATTATAAAGTTCATTCAGGACAATGCAGCCCACTCG TTCCTCAATGAGCACAAGCTGCTGGGAAACATCAAAAATGTTgccaaaacagcaaagaaagaacAACTGGTTGTTGCCTACAACCAGCTCTTTGAGAGCAAA AGGTTTAAAGGCACAGAACCAGTCGAGGAAGTGACCGAGCAGGTTAAAGCTGTCAGAATTGAAGAGAAACCCAAAGAAGTCAAGACAGAGGTTGTGGACGAG GGTCCGCCCAAGTACATGAAGTCAGTGCTTAAAAAAGGTGACAAGACAAATTTCCCAAAGAAAGGCGACACTGTGAGCTGCTGGTACACTGGAACTCTGGAGGATGGAACCGTGTTCGACACCAATATTCCCGCAG cgGCAAGAAAGAAGAAGCAAACTAAACCACTCAGCTTCAAAGTTGGCCTGGGCAGAGTCATCAGAGGA TGGGATGAGGCCCTTCTGACAATGAGCAAGGGTGAAACAGCTCGAGTGGAGATTGAGCCAGAGTGGGCCTACGGAAAGAAGGGTCTCCCTGATTCCAA AATTCCACCCAACGCAAAGCTGATTTTTGAGGTTGAGCTGGTGTCTGTTGATTAA